One genomic region from Apteryx mantelli isolate bAptMan1 chromosome 7, bAptMan1.hap1, whole genome shotgun sequence encodes:
- the PLA2G12B gene encoding group XIIB secretory phospholipase A2-like protein isoform X1: protein MRLFFEAAVLCLGLGLGQCTEETTQENTIHHAPPTESSSSDWGMGAIRDSFETVNSYFDSFLELLGGKNGVCQYRCRYGKAPMPRPQYKPQEPNGCSSYFLGLKVPESLDLGIPAMTKCCNQLDICYDTCGANKYRCDAKFRWCLHSICSDLKRSLGFVSKVEACESVADTVFNAVWTLGCRPFMNSQRSACICNEEERDEL, encoded by the exons ATGAGGCTGTTCTTTGAGGCAGCAGTTCTATGCCTGGGCCTGGGCTTAGGGCAATGCACTGAGGAAACAACACAGGAGAACACCATCCACCATGCTCCCCCAACGGAGTCATCCTCTTCAGACTGGGGCATGGGGGCCATTCGGGACAGCTTTGAAACGGTTAACAGCTACTTTGACTCCTTCTTGGAACTGCTTGGAGGGAAAAACGGTGTTTGTCAGTACAGATGTCGATATG ggAAGGCTCCAATGCCGCGACCTCAATACAAACCTCAAGAACCAAATGGCTGCAGCTCCTATTTTCTGGGGCTCAAGGTACCCGAAAGT tTAGATTTGGGCATCCCTGCCATGACCAAGTGTTGCAACCAGCTGGACATTTGTTACGACACCTGCGGGGCCAACAAATACCGCTGCGATGCCAAGTTCCGCTGGTGCCTCCATTCCATCTGCTCAGACCTCAAGCGCAGCCTTGGGTTCGTCTCCAAGGTGGAAG CTTGTGAATCCGTCGCAGATACAGTGTTCAACGCTGTCTGGACCCTGGGCTGCCGGCCCTTCATGAACAGCCAAAGGAGCGCCTGCATTTGCAACGAGGAAGAACGAGATGAATTGTGA
- the PLA2G12B gene encoding group XIIB secretory phospholipase A2-like protein isoform X2, producing MRLFFEAAVLCLGLGLGQCTEETTQENTIHHAPPTESSSSDWGMGAIRDSFETVNSYFDSFLELLGGKNGVCQYRCRYGKAPMPRPQYKPQEPNGCSSYFLGLKLDLGIPAMTKCCNQLDICYDTCGANKYRCDAKFRWCLHSICSDLKRSLGFVSKVEACESVADTVFNAVWTLGCRPFMNSQRSACICNEEERDEL from the exons ATGAGGCTGTTCTTTGAGGCAGCAGTTCTATGCCTGGGCCTGGGCTTAGGGCAATGCACTGAGGAAACAACACAGGAGAACACCATCCACCATGCTCCCCCAACGGAGTCATCCTCTTCAGACTGGGGCATGGGGGCCATTCGGGACAGCTTTGAAACGGTTAACAGCTACTTTGACTCCTTCTTGGAACTGCTTGGAGGGAAAAACGGTGTTTGTCAGTACAGATGTCGATATG ggAAGGCTCCAATGCCGCGACCTCAATACAAACCTCAAGAACCAAATGGCTGCAGCTCCTATTTTCTGGGGCTCAAG tTAGATTTGGGCATCCCTGCCATGACCAAGTGTTGCAACCAGCTGGACATTTGTTACGACACCTGCGGGGCCAACAAATACCGCTGCGATGCCAAGTTCCGCTGGTGCCTCCATTCCATCTGCTCAGACCTCAAGCGCAGCCTTGGGTTCGTCTCCAAGGTGGAAG CTTGTGAATCCGTCGCAGATACAGTGTTCAACGCTGTCTGGACCCTGGGCTGCCGGCCCTTCATGAACAGCCAAAGGAGCGCCTGCATTTGCAACGAGGAAGAACGAGATGAATTGTGA